CTTCTCGAGGGCGACAGCGAGATGCGCGCCTCGATCAAACGTATCCACGACGACATCACGTGACCATCTTCCCCGCAGGCGCGCCGTTCCATCCCTCCGTCCACATTCTCCACATCGCCGATGTCGACACGCCGTCGAAAAGCGACGGCCTCGGTCTTCTCGTGGACAATCCGTCGGTATTCGACACGATCCCCAACATCCCCCGGGGGCGAACCCGTCCCGTCCCGACACCCCGGGGCGCCCTTTCTCCACATGTCAACACCCCCCGCTACTGCTTCTCTTTTCTCTCTTTCCATACAAGGAAGAAGCAATAAGAAACGTGCGCGCACGGGCCCGTTCCGGGGTGCGCGTTTCCCCTTGCACCCCCGTGGTGTTTCCCGTATGATTCACTCTCTCGAATGCGAACGATACATGACGGACACGCACTCGGCGGAGTACCCGGCAGGAGGTGGCGGCGTGAAGATTGTTGTCCCCTTGGGAGAGTTGACCAGGAAGCTGAACGCGATATCGTCGGTCGTACCGGCGAAGACGACGATGCCGGTCCTGTCGACGGTGTTGGTCGACGCGGGCGATGACGGGATCCGGTTCTCTGCGACGGACCTCGACATATCGGTCACCTCGAGGGTATCCGGCACGGTCGAGGAGGCGGGGAGAATCGCCGCGCCGGCGAAGAAGCTCGCCGAGATCGTCAAGTCCCTCACGGGAGACGTCGTGACCCTCAGCGTGTCCGGGGGCAAACTCACGGTCACATGCGGACGCAGCCGCTTCGTCGTCAACGGGCGGAACGCGGACGACTTTCCCAAGTTGCCCCAGCAGGAGAGCGCGGCGTATTTCTCGATCGATCCCTCGCTTCTCAACCGGCTCGTCCTGAAGACGATCCATGCCGTCTCCAGCGACCTGACGAGACCGGCGCTCTGCGGCGTGCTGTGGGACGTCGACCGGCAGGGCATCACGATGGTGTCGACCGACGGCCACCGGCTTTCCCGCGTGACACTGAAGCTCGACCTCGGGAAGATCGAGAAGCAGAACGTCATCGTGCCGCCGAAGGCCCTGACGACCCTTCGGTCCTACTCCGAGGGAGAGGAGCAGATCACCGTGAGGATCGGCGAGAACAGCATCTCCTTCGAGATGGAGGAGAGCTCGATCTACTCCCGTCTCCTCGAGGGACCGTTTCCGAGCTACGAGAAGGTCATCCCGACGAAGAACGACAAGGAGCTCGTCGTCGACCGCGAGAAGCTCGGGGCGGCGACGAGGCGCGTGTCGATCCTCTCCGACGCGCTCACGCACCAGGTCGTCTTCGCCATCGACAAGGACCGGGTGAAGCTCCACGTCACGACGCAGGAACTCGGCGAGGCGACCGAGGAGATCGACGCGAACTACGGCGGCGAGGCGATGGAGATCGGGTACAACGCCTCGTATATCCAGGACATCCTGAAGACGATAAACTCCGATGACGTGATCTTCAAACTCGACCGTCCGGACAACGCGGGCATCATCGAGCCCGCGTCGCCGGAAGAGAACGTCGAACAGCTTTGCATCGTCATGCCGCTGCGTATCAGTTGACGGGCCGGTGAGCGGGAGTGAGGATCGGCGGGCTGGCGCTGGAGAACTTCAGGAACGTCGAGCGGGCCGAGCTCGAATTCTCCGACACGTTCAATCTCTTCACCGGCGACAACGCCCAGGGGAAGACCAATCTCGTCGAGGCGATCCATCTCTTCTCCCTCGGCCGTTCCTTCCGGACCCGCCGCCCCTCGGAGATGATCCGCTTCGGCGAGGAATTCTTCCGCCTCGAGATGACGGGGCGGAGCGACGGCGGTGTTTCCTTCCGGCTGGGACTCGGGCTCGAGCGGGGGGGCGCGCTCCGCGCCACGGTGAACGGGAAACAACTCGGGCAGCTCTCGGGGATGATCGGACTCGTTCCGTCCGTGGTGTTCACGCCGGACGATGTGTCGCTCGCCGCCGGGCCGCCCGCCGACCGGCGCCTCTACCTCGATTTCACCGGCGTCCAGGTATCGCCGCCCTTCCTGGGCGACCTCTCCGATTTCCGGCGGACCCTTCGCCATCGCAACGCCCTTTTGAGGGACGTCGCGGCGGGGACGGGGCGGGCGGACGCGATCGAGACGTGGAACGAGACCTTCGCGGCGACGGGTGCGGCGGTCGCCAGGGGCAGGAGGGAGGTCGCCCGGGGGATCGAGGAAATCGCGCGGGAACTGTTCGCGGAGTTCCTGCCTGGCGGCGAGCTCGGCGTCGAGTACCGCTGTCCCTGGGATCCCGGCGGAGACGGCGGCGCGGCGGCCCTCGCGGACGCGCTCGCCAGGTGCTCGGAAACCGAACGCCGCCGGGGGGTCTCGCTCGCAGGCCCGCAGTACGACGATCTCTCCGTCACCGTCGACGGCAGGGATCTCCGGAGGTACGGATCGCAGGGACGCCGCCGGCTCGCGGCGATCGTCCTCAAGCTCGCGCAGGCGTCGCTGATCATGTCGCGCCGCGGCGAGCGGCCGGTCGTTTTGCTGGACGACATCTTCTCGGAGCTCGACCGCGGGACGATCGGGCGGGCGAGGGCGCTTTTGACCGACCGGTGGCAGAGTTTCATCACGACTCCGCGGGAAGAGGATTTCCCGCGGGAAACGGGCGGGGGCTCGCGATTCGTCGTCGAGGCGGGCTGCATCGCCGGCGCTTTCCCGGCGGACGGTGCCCGGACGGTCCGGGGAGGGTGAATTTGCTTGGATTTCAAGGGGCGAAAACGTAACATCCGGGTATCCGCGCGCCGCGGGAGACGGTCCGGCGGGAAGGAGGGGCGGCCGGCGGGCCGGGTGGGGGATATCCTCCCGGCCGTGCTGCGCAGGCTCGGTCTCGACCGGAAGATGGAGGAGGGCCGGCTCCGGCGGGAGTGGCCCGGCGTGGTCGGCGACGCGCTGGCCGGGAGGAGCAGACCCCGCTTCGTCAAGGGGGGCCAGCTCTTCATCGCGGTCGACAACAACGTCTGGATGCAGGAGATCAGATTCCATCAGCGGGAGATCGTCGAACGGGTCGGCCGCCTGTTCCCCGACCTCGACGTCCGCGGCATCCGGCTGACGCTCGAGAAAGAAGAGGACGAGTGATGACACAGGAGTATACCGCCAAGGGTATCCAGGTGCTCAAGGGGCTCGAGGCCGTGCGCAAGCGGCCCGCGATGTACATCGGAAGCACCGATATCCACGGGCTCCATCACATGATATACGAGGTCGTCGACAACAGCATCGACGAGGTGATGGCGGGCGTCTGCAGCACGATCGACATCACGATCAACCGGGACGGCTCCGTCTCGGTGACCGACGACGGGCGCGGTATCCCCGTCGACATGCACCCGACGCAGAAGAAGCCCGCCGTCGAGGTCGTCATGACGACGCTGCACGCCGGGGGGAAGTTCGACCACGACAGCTACAAGGTCTCCGGCGGCCTCCACGGCGTCGGCGTCTCCGTGGTCAACGCGCTGGCCGCCTGGCTCGAGGTGGACATCCGCCGCGACGGG
This genomic window from Candidatus Krumholzibacteriota bacterium contains:
- a CDS encoding DUF721 domain-containing protein, whose protein sequence is MGDILPAVLRRLGLDRKMEEGRLRREWPGVVGDALAGRSRPRFVKGGQLFIAVDNNVWMQEIRFHQREIVERVGRLFPDLDVRGIRLTLEKEEDE
- the recF gene encoding DNA replication and repair protein RecF (All proteins in this family for which functions are known are DNA-binding proteins that assist the filamentation of RecA onto DNA for the initiation of recombination or recombinational repair.): MRIGGLALENFRNVERAELEFSDTFNLFTGDNAQGKTNLVEAIHLFSLGRSFRTRRPSEMIRFGEEFFRLEMTGRSDGGVSFRLGLGLERGGALRATVNGKQLGQLSGMIGLVPSVVFTPDDVSLAAGPPADRRLYLDFTGVQVSPPFLGDLSDFRRTLRHRNALLRDVAAGTGRADAIETWNETFAATGAAVARGRREVARGIEEIARELFAEFLPGGELGVEYRCPWDPGGDGGAAALADALARCSETERRRGVSLAGPQYDDLSVTVDGRDLRRYGSQGRRRLAAIVLKLAQASLIMSRRGERPVVLLDDIFSELDRGTIGRARALLTDRWQSFITTPREEDFPRETGGGSRFVVEAGCIAGAFPADGARTVRGG
- the dnaN gene encoding DNA polymerase III subunit beta — encoded protein: MTRKLNAISSVVPAKTTMPVLSTVLVDAGDDGIRFSATDLDISVTSRVSGTVEEAGRIAAPAKKLAEIVKSLTGDVVTLSVSGGKLTVTCGRSRFVVNGRNADDFPKLPQQESAAYFSIDPSLLNRLVLKTIHAVSSDLTRPALCGVLWDVDRQGITMVSTDGHRLSRVTLKLDLGKIEKQNVIVPPKALTTLRSYSEGEEQITVRIGENSISFEMEESSIYSRLLEGPFPSYEKVIPTKNDKELVVDREKLGAATRRVSILSDALTHQVVFAIDKDRVKLHVTTQELGEATEEIDANYGGEAMEIGYNASYIQDILKTINSDDVIFKLDRPDNAGIIEPASPEENVEQLCIVMPLRIS